The following are encoded in a window of Perca fluviatilis chromosome 21, GENO_Pfluv_1.0, whole genome shotgun sequence genomic DNA:
- the LOC120551142 gene encoding gastric inhibitory polypeptide yields the protein MKVLLFELLVVWLLGALHAEANTQPEQMGLSEDEQHVSRRYAESTIASEISKIMDSMVQKNFVDFLLNQREKKSLPAATAEEDLKESLYNVLLKLSLHRKQKRNI from the exons ATGAAAGTTTTGCTGTTTGAACTTTTGGTTGTGTGGCTGCTCGGAGCGCTGCATGCAGAGGCAAACACTCAACCTGAACAGATGGG TCTCAGTGAAGATGAGCAGCATGTGAGCAGAAGATATGCTGAGTCGACCATCGCCAGCGAAATCAGCAAAATCATGGATTCAATGGTGCAGAAAAACTTTGTTGATTTCTTGCTCAAccaaagggagaaaaaaagctt gcCAGCTGCCACTGCAGAGGAAGATCTGAAGGAAAGTCTATACAACGTCCTGCTGAAGCTCAGTCTGCACAGGAAGCAGAAGAGAAACATCTAA
- the chmp2a gene encoding charged multivesicular body protein 2a encodes MDFLFGKRKTPEEMLKQNQRALNRAMRELDRERMKLEQQEKKIIADIKKMAKQGQMDAVKIMAKDLVRTRRYVKKFIMMKANIQAVSLKIQTLKSNNSMAQAMKGVTKAMATMNRQLKLPQIQKIMMEFERQSEIMDMKEEMMNDAIDDAMGDEDDEEESDTIVSQVLDELGLNLSDELSNLPSTGGSLSVAGGKKQEPQAALADADADLEERLNNLRRD; translated from the exons ATGGACTTCCTGTTTGGGAAGAGGAAGACCCCGGAGGAGATGCTGAAGCAGAATCAGAGGGCGCTCAACCGAGCCATGAGAGAACTGGACCGAGAGCGAATGAAACTGGAgcaacaggagaaaaagatcaTCGCTGACATCAAGAAAATGGCCAAACAGGGACAAATG GACGCCGTCAAGATCATGGCCAAGGATTTGGTACGCACGCGGCGCTACGTCAAGAAGTTCATCATGATGAAGGCCAACATTCAGGCCGTCAGTCTAAAGATACAGACGCTCAAGTCCAACAACAGCATGGCGCAGGCTATGAAAGGCGTCACCAAAGCCATGGCCACCATGAACAGACAG CTGAAACTGCCTCAGATTCAGAAGATCATGATGGAGTTTGAACGACAGAGTGAAATCATGGACATGAAAGAGGAGATGATGAATGACGCTATCGACGATGCCATGGGcgatgaggatgatgaggaaGAGAG TGACACCATCGTGTCCCAAGTGTTGGACGAGCTGGGTCTCAATCTGTCCGATGAACTGTCAA ATCTTCCGAGCACCGGAGGAAGCCTGTCGGTGGCCGGAGGAAAGAAGCAGGAGCCCCAAGCCGCCCTGGCCGACGCCGACGCCGATCTGGAGGAGCGGCTGAATAACCTCCGGAGAGATTGA
- the msl1b gene encoding male-specific lethal 1 homolog isoform X1: MTLRSTLFPNTGFKQDADTNDFDQTQFGVATVGPVSLKRESCDFVIDVQNAHGGEIPSKSKDLGQNYMTSKVSLAATVAEDNKTVGILSPVRQMGGEGTPVKGKPLSADNMDNPQMALNNNPKDGVADDSAKGVVPGVLGTASIELSSEGKWRNIRKTPANPHTQANCLRQILLLQLDLIEQQQQQLQSKDKEIDELKSDKETLLARIERMERRLQLTKKDPPRDKRLFQPLEPWTPDKEDMWDLEVEESTQPNTATPLPFSRGGKGQKRKSCFGDAKVQKSRGKSAKLSPQKPEIQPGSPNQRELRSKETPEKTVPMRSGSERDLMLPCKEEPDLNCQIEDLPFMSTTEMYLCCWNQPPLSPLRETSSKKEEEVASEWTPHVVHDMLIVFPSWRENHIEPLEEDYSFIPSEPLDDNVFLKRHAKLELDEKRRKRWDIQRIREQRMFQRLQQRMNRKKVVPETEPELSSFYPDTEDVETIVITPFLPVVAFGRPLPKLSQQNFELPWLDERSRCRIEVSKKQTPHRTCRK; this comes from the exons ATGACTCTGAGGTCCACACTGTTTCCCAACACAGGATTCAAGCAGGACGCTGACACCAACGACTTTGACCAAACGCAGTTTGGGGTCGCCACCGTGGGACCCGTGAGCCTCAAGAGGGAGTCCTGCGACTTTGTTATAGATGTTCAAAACGCACACGGGGGCGAGATCCCGAGCAAATCAAAGGACTTAGGCCAGAATTACATGACAAGCAAAGTTTCCCTGGCGGCCACAGTTGCAGAAGACAATAAAACTGTGGGGATATTGTCCCCTGTCAGACAAATGGGGGGTGAGGGAACCCCAGTGAAAGGTAAACCCCTCTCTGCTGACAATATGGATAACCCTCAGATGGCTCTAAACAATAACCCCAAGGATGGAGTTGCGGATGACAGTGCAAAGGGGGTTGTCCCAGGAGTCCTTGGCACTGCATCCATTGAACTCTCCTCTGAGGGCAAGTGGAGGAACATCAGGAAGACCCCTGCCAATCCCCACACACAGGCCAACTGCCTCCGGCAGATTCTCCTCCTCCAATTGGACCTTATtgaacaacagcaacaacagctgCAGTCCAAGGACAAGGAGATAGATGAGCTCAAATCAGACAAAGAGACA CTGCTTGCACGTATTGAGCGCATGGAGCGTCGCTTGCAGCTCACAAAGAAGGACCCTCCGCGTGACAAGCGCCTTTTCCAGCCCCTGGAGCCATGGACCCCTGACAAGGAGGACATGTGGGATCTGGAAGTAGAGGAGAGTACACAGCCCAACACAGCCACTCCGCTCCCCTTCAGTCGGGGTGGCAAAGGTCAAAAGAG GAAATCTTGCTTTGGAGATGCAAAAGTCCAGAAATCCCGGGGCAAAAGTGCCAAGCTCAGCCCCCAGAAGCCTGAGATTCAGCCGGGCTCTCCCAATCAGAGAGAGCTGCGCAGTAAAGAAACCCCAGAGAAGACCGTTCCCATGAGGTCGGGGTCAGAAAGGGACCTTATGCTCCCGTGCAAAGAGGAGCCCGATCTGAACTGTCAGATCGAAGACCTGCCCTTCATGTCTACTACAGAGATGTACCTCTGTTGCTGGAACCAACCTCCTCTGTCTCCACTTCGTGAGACTTCCTCTAAAAAGGAAGAAGAGGTGGCCAGTGAGTGGACTCCTCATGTAGTACATGATATGCTGATTGTTT TTCCATCTTGGAGGGAAAACCACATAGAGCCTTTGGAAGAGGACTACTCCTTTATTCCCTCTGAG CCGCTGGAtgacaatgtgtttttaaaacgCCACGCGAAGCTGGAGTTGGatgagaagaggaggaaaag GTGGGACATCCAGcgaatcagagagcagcgcatgTTTCAGCGTTTGCAGCAGCGCATGAACAGGAAGAAAGTCGTCCCGGAGACTGAGCCAGAGCTCTCGTCCTTCTATCCCGACACTGAAGATG TTGAAACTATAGTGATCACTCCCTTCTTGCCTGTCGTTGCATTTGGCCGACCGTTGCCCAAACTCTCGCAACA GAACTTCGAGCTGCCTTGGCTGGACGAGCGAAGCCGATGTCGCATCGAGGTGTCCAAAAAACAGACTCCTCACCGGACCTGTCGGAAGTGA
- the msl1b gene encoding male-specific lethal 1 homolog isoform X2 — protein sequence MTLRSTLFPNTGFKQDADTNDFDQTQFGVATVGPVSLKRESCDFVIDVQNAHGGEIPSKSKDLGQNYMTSKVSLAATVAEDNKTVGILSPVRQMGGEGTPVKGKPLSADNMDNPQMALNNNPKDGVADDSAKGVVPGVLGTASIELSSEGKWRNIRKTPANPHTQANCLRQILLLQLDLIEQQQQQLQSKDKEIDELKSDKETLLARIERMERRLQLTKKDPPRDKRLFQPLEPWTPDKEDMWDLEVEESTQPNTATPLPFSRGGKGQKRKSCFGDAKVQKSRGKSAKLSPQKPEIQPGSPNQRELRSKETPEKTVPMRSGSERDLMLPCKEEPDLNCQIEDLPFMSTTEMYLCCWNQPPLSPLRETSSKKEEEVAIPSWRENHIEPLEEDYSFIPSEPLDDNVFLKRHAKLELDEKRRKRWDIQRIREQRMFQRLQQRMNRKKVVPETEPELSSFYPDTEDVETIVITPFLPVVAFGRPLPKLSQQNFELPWLDERSRCRIEVSKKQTPHRTCRK from the exons ATGACTCTGAGGTCCACACTGTTTCCCAACACAGGATTCAAGCAGGACGCTGACACCAACGACTTTGACCAAACGCAGTTTGGGGTCGCCACCGTGGGACCCGTGAGCCTCAAGAGGGAGTCCTGCGACTTTGTTATAGATGTTCAAAACGCACACGGGGGCGAGATCCCGAGCAAATCAAAGGACTTAGGCCAGAATTACATGACAAGCAAAGTTTCCCTGGCGGCCACAGTTGCAGAAGACAATAAAACTGTGGGGATATTGTCCCCTGTCAGACAAATGGGGGGTGAGGGAACCCCAGTGAAAGGTAAACCCCTCTCTGCTGACAATATGGATAACCCTCAGATGGCTCTAAACAATAACCCCAAGGATGGAGTTGCGGATGACAGTGCAAAGGGGGTTGTCCCAGGAGTCCTTGGCACTGCATCCATTGAACTCTCCTCTGAGGGCAAGTGGAGGAACATCAGGAAGACCCCTGCCAATCCCCACACACAGGCCAACTGCCTCCGGCAGATTCTCCTCCTCCAATTGGACCTTATtgaacaacagcaacaacagctgCAGTCCAAGGACAAGGAGATAGATGAGCTCAAATCAGACAAAGAGACA CTGCTTGCACGTATTGAGCGCATGGAGCGTCGCTTGCAGCTCACAAAGAAGGACCCTCCGCGTGACAAGCGCCTTTTCCAGCCCCTGGAGCCATGGACCCCTGACAAGGAGGACATGTGGGATCTGGAAGTAGAGGAGAGTACACAGCCCAACACAGCCACTCCGCTCCCCTTCAGTCGGGGTGGCAAAGGTCAAAAGAG GAAATCTTGCTTTGGAGATGCAAAAGTCCAGAAATCCCGGGGCAAAAGTGCCAAGCTCAGCCCCCAGAAGCCTGAGATTCAGCCGGGCTCTCCCAATCAGAGAGAGCTGCGCAGTAAAGAAACCCCAGAGAAGACCGTTCCCATGAGGTCGGGGTCAGAAAGGGACCTTATGCTCCCGTGCAAAGAGGAGCCCGATCTGAACTGTCAGATCGAAGACCTGCCCTTCATGTCTACTACAGAGATGTACCTCTGTTGCTGGAACCAACCTCCTCTGTCTCCACTTCGTGAGACTTCCTCTAAAAAGGAAGAAGAGGTGGCCA TTCCATCTTGGAGGGAAAACCACATAGAGCCTTTGGAAGAGGACTACTCCTTTATTCCCTCTGAG CCGCTGGAtgacaatgtgtttttaaaacgCCACGCGAAGCTGGAGTTGGatgagaagaggaggaaaag GTGGGACATCCAGcgaatcagagagcagcgcatgTTTCAGCGTTTGCAGCAGCGCATGAACAGGAAGAAAGTCGTCCCGGAGACTGAGCCAGAGCTCTCGTCCTTCTATCCCGACACTGAAGATG TTGAAACTATAGTGATCACTCCCTTCTTGCCTGTCGTTGCATTTGGCCGACCGTTGCCCAAACTCTCGCAACA GAACTTCGAGCTGCCTTGGCTGGACGAGCGAAGCCGATGTCGCATCGAGGTGTCCAAAAAACAGACTCCTCACCGGACCTGTCGGAAGTGA